In Populus alba chromosome 4, ASM523922v2, whole genome shotgun sequence, the genomic window CAAATCCACACATCTCCTTAACCCCAAATCTGACACACCTACATTAGAATGAGGCCTTAAAGGGCTAACCCATATGTGAGAAGCAGCCATTAAAAAGTGAAATGGACTGCAAATTTcacaatgcaaatgcaaaccaaaaaaaaccaaactaaacaaAACACCCCCTCCAACAAGGTTATTAAGAGAACATAAGAGAAGGGTTGTTGGTGATGCGGTTGTTGGAGGTGTGTTTTGGTGAAATCTATCTCCTACAACATTGTCAATGAAACTCAAATCTATGGACCCCACTAACCCAAGAAACAATACAAGCAAAACCCAAAATTCAATggtttttaaaaccaaaaaagacgTAATCTTTTtcacttgtttttgttttataaatatattatgacACAGAATTGGTCTCTTTAAGGGATAGTTAGTGAGGTAGGTGAGCCAGAAAGCTGGCTACACGGTTTCTCAGATTCTATAGagacaaacaaataataaaaaaaaggcactAAACGAGACAGCTTTGAATGAGAAATTTTGAGTAAAATGTGTATACCTGGCTCTCTCTATCTTCAGTTATATTTGTGTGCTGTGACGTGCATTTACAAAGACTTAACCTTCTACAGGTATTaacaaagaagatgaagaaagagAGGTCGTTTCATCTTGTGGGGTAGGCCTAATTTCTGTCCCTATAGATTCATCAATGTTTCACTTTTCTCCCTATATTTTAAGTATTACCTTTCTAGTTTTCAAGAGATCAATATTACCCCTAATCATTAAAtagcttcttttctttttttttttgagttttcttagtattattttttttttttttgaaatatcgGATTTGAGAGGAAGAatgagagaaaacaagaaaaactattAGAATAACATGAAGAAACGTGAGTAGTTGATAGTTTGTTTAATTAAgggttttaattaaaactttcgAGATTATAGGATTGagattggaaaaaataaaactattattgTAGAAGTGGAATATTGATAAgagtataaaacaaaaataaataaataaataaccttCTTTTCCTTCATCATTTCAAGTATTGTAGATAATTTCAGccgtaataattatttttataattgtaaatcAGTCAAACTCAACTCATGACcgcttcaaaaataaaaatgatttgcgAGCTGTGGTCCTAATTAGAGAAAAAAGAGTGAATATgcacaacatatatatatatatatatatatatatatatatgaatgatgAATTTTCTCCTTCTAGATGGCATGGTGAAGCTTCAACACATGAAGATTATGGGATTGTTGTCACTGTTAATCCTCACTTGGCGGCAGGGCTACAAAGCCGGCACTAAATGGCGAGGTTTGACTTCCATGGAGAAGAATCTCCCAAGTATGATGAGAAGGCAAGACGACAAATGGATGACAGCCTTGACAGGGTAAACAAGGACGTTACTCATCTTCTTTACTCTCCACTGAGTTTGGCTTCTTCTCCATTGAAACCCTACTGCACTCACTGCATTGGTGGAATGTTTGGAAAGCTGGTGAAAGATGGCCAGTTGACAATAACCAGTCAACTAACTATAACAGAGtcgataaaataaataaataaattataattataatagagTGCTGCGAATgcgatttcaaaaaataatatgtgcTGTCCTAACTCCTAAGTACTAAAATAAATGAATCTTAGTAATTGGTATTcgattaattattcaaaaatctATAACAAACACccagtattttaatattaataaacaccCAGTTATACCAAGTTCTTTATATTAACTTgaacataataaattaattatgtttaaatgtgtggggtttttttttttattttgatatatgggTTTTCTTGGAAAGATTTCATTGCATCTTTATCTTTCTATTTAAATGGAAATTATGAGGGCGGCATAAAGTCAGCAGAACGGGCATATATATGAAGCGATTCACGACCCACATGTGATGATGGGATTATTCTTTGATTTCATTGATGGAATGGAGGAATCCTCTCTCTTATTCAATGGTACCAAATGATtcacatttaaatgaaaatcaattatatCGCAAAGTACTGTACACTCGAAAGCAACTAAAACCAGTTTTGACATCAATAAGGGAGAGCCGCTTTGAAGTTGTAGAATGCTACATTTGCAACTACTCTTTTTAAAGTTTATACAACAAGCTGATCAACtgacgtcttttttttttaggattaattTATCCTAATTTAgggtttaaattaatataataaaagtttgtttaaatagttttgatgtaCATACTCgactaaaattcattttaattttaatttttttaatctgatattgtttttaatgacAAAACTTAGCTTTGCTTGTAATATAATCTATGGTGGTGACAAAATTATACTAAGTCAGTTAGATTACTTTAATTATATGGGACCGTATagcatttttaaatcattggaTTATTTACTGGTTTacagaaaaaaaacttgtttggaagtatagtttttgttattttttaaaatgattttccgtgctaaatgattaaaataattttattttatttttaaaaaattatttttgagattagcgtatcaaaacgatccaaaacatgaaaaaaaataatttttaacaaaaaaattaaaattttaagaaacgTAGTTTACACCGTGTTTTCAAACAGTATTTATAGCAACAATTGAGGAAGAAAAACTCACCCTactttttcatatcaaatatttgagttttgttatttattttaaaaaacatgggaaatatatgaaatatttattcttgaaaatattttaaacttgatctaaatatttatatggtGATGAATTTTTCAAATACGTATGAGAGTTAGAGATAGAATGCAGATAAAAGAGGCTTTGGAAGTTTAAATTTGCCCTTCCTTCCTTTCTAGACATgtgcctttatatatatattttttgaaacttgTCCATCAATCTATAACATTTActattttatgattgttttgatttaatttttaatacaataatttcCTTTACATGCATACACTCActgcaataatatttttcaagcttTATGACTTTCATATTTGTCTCCTTTTATCTATAAATTCTAAATTTGCTATCTCTTCTGAGTATTAAAGATGTAATActttttaacatttataatatatGTCTATTCATactattcttttttaatgcaCGACTCGTATACATGTAATTTCATGTACATGTAATATAgctaattaaaacccaaatcttGATCTACAATATATGAGATATTCTATGACTGGGAAAACTATAGTCAGTCATAATATCTAGATAATTCCTTTGATTGTATAAAATACtgcatcattttttatcctatCTGCCAATCATCCCACAACATGATTCCTCTGCTGGTCTATCCACAGGAGAATCTGTgggggatatatatatatatatatatatatatatatatatatatatatatatatatatacacgaaGTGTGACAgaattctctaaaaaaataatgaatggcCTTGTCACGGCTTTTCTTATCAGCCCAGATGTTAATCGTAGTTGAATATCGATCCCCaggataattttattatctaggGTACTGTTGCAGCAAGTGCTACACCTAACCAAATCATCCTTTCTTGAGGAGGTAGGTGTTGAAAAGTTtatggtaaaaagaaaaaaaaaaagtagagaacAATTTCTCCAGGGAAAGTGACAGGGAGGACTTGTTGCAAAGACGAAGAACGTAGAGAATGATGATTACAAGATAGCTTGTCAACGTAGATTTCCAAAGATGAAGTGACGCCCTTTTACCAGTTACATTCATTGCATTTGTGGAGAGGAGAATTTAGGGTATCATTTTCCTCTTCTCGCATTGTGGGCTTCATCAAGGGATGTTTTGCACCTAATCTCTCTTCAGCTTACGTAATTAATTGTCTATTCTTACTTAATCGTGACTTCTCTCTTGTTCTGTGCATGGCCGTCTGTGACTGTGGAGGACGAAAGTCTCGTATTGGTCAAGTAATGTGCATGTTGTTTCTGAAAATTTGCATGTGTTGATAACATCATCAGGTTTTGTTGAGTTTGTTCTCCtcggttaaaaaaacaaaacaaaacaaaatattgttattaaaatcgTTAGCTATTGTAATCCACTGACCCGAACTcggattttgattaattttaaattaaattatatgatgaTTGATCTAATATAATCTACTTGACTCAACAAATCCCgattaatttggttaaaatccaaccaaaacattatttgatttaaaaattaatcattttaaaaattatcattttaatttttttataaaaaaatcttaaaaaaacatcattttgaattGACTCAAGTTAACCCATGACTTAACCCTTAAATCAAGTCATAAACCGAgttgggtttaataactttggttTATATATTGACAACGTTGATCAACCCTCTAATTATTGTGTAATTATtgtgtatttgatattgtagtaATTTTTTGCAATcgtaatttataaatatatgtttaaaaaaagctataaattgtatttttttttcttaactaatattttaaaaaagagttttcaatgaaatcatgtaaaattataatatttattaattaattgaatactTTGGAAACTACAATTATGATAGTACATGGTTTCAACCACATCGCAATATGCTATGAACCGACCCTTAATATTGTGTGAGCTAGTGAAGGCCATAAGTCCCACGCAACTACAGAAATTGTGTGTTGTTTATAAAGAGTTATCATGTTTTGGAAAAAATTTACAGGAaaagaacttaatttttttttcgagaagtgtattttttttagtttgacctTGTGAATACAAGATGGTAATAATATATCATAACATCTCTCTAACAAAAGACTAAAGAGAGAATTGTGAAgattaaaagaaggaaaaaaaaaatccacttacTTTTATGTATAAACTATAAGAATCTTGTTTATCTACGCAGTTTGTTGcgttttaagttaaaaaacattatttttttatggttttttatttcaaatatagttttgctcacaaaaacaaatatcttaaGTCAATTACTATATGGAAATATATTTTAGAccaatcttaaaattaaaaataagaaacataaaaattctTCCAGCTTACGGAATTAATTGTCTATTATTACTTAATCGTGACTTCTCTCTTGTTCTGTGCATGGCCGTGTGTGACTGTGGAGGCCGAAAGTCTCACATTGGTCAAGTAATGTGCATGTTGTTTATGAAAATTTGCATGTGTTGATAACATCATCATGGTTTTGTTGAGTTTGTTCTcctcggtaaaaaaaaaaaaaaatcttaagttcATAGTATTGTTGTTAAACTGGTTAACTGTTGTAATCCACTAACCCAATCTCAGgttttggttaattttaaattaaattatataataattgcTCTAATATAATCTACTTGACTCAACAAACTCGATTGATTTGGTTAAAATCCAACCAAaacattatttgatttaaaaataataatttaaaaagatatcattttaatttttttatataaaaaaaatcttaaaaaaaacattattttgaattgattcgaGTTAACCCGTGACCTAACCCTTAAATTGAGTCATAAACCGagttaggtttaataacttttggTCTATATATTGACGAAGTTGATCAACCCTCTAATTAGTGTGTATTTGATGTTGTAGTAGTTTTTGCaatcttaatttataaatatatgttttaaaaaaactataaattgtattttttttcttaactaatattttaaaaaagagtttcatgtaaaattataatatttattaattaattgaatactTTTAAAACTACAATTATGATAGTACATAGTTTCAACCACATCGCAATATGCTATGAACCGACCCTTAATAATGTGTGAGCTAGTGTAGGCCAAAAGTCCCACGCAACTACATAAATTGTGTGTTGTTTACCAGAGTCATCATGTTTTGGCAAAATTTTACAGGAAAAGAATTCACTTTTTCTTCGAGAAGTgtattttctttggtttgacCTTATGAATACAAGAGTGGTAATAATATATCATAGCATCTCTCTAATAAAAGACTAAAGAGAGAATTGTGAAgattaaaagaaggaaaaaaaaaaaaaatccacttacTTTTATGTATAAACTATAAGTATCTCGTTTATCTATGCAGTTTGTTGCGTTTTAAGTTAAATATAGTTTTGCTCACGAAAACAAATATCCTAAGTCAATTACTATATAGCAATATATTTTAGTCcaaccttaaaattaaaaataaaaaacttaaaatttcttACAGcttaaattcaacaaataagTAAATGTTAAATGaatattagttttatataaCTATCTAGTAAGCGGTACAATAATAAAAGCTTAGAATTTAGGAGTTTGCTTCTCCTGTAGTTTTAGATTTAAATCATGTGGTTACTAATATGATGACTATTGAAggtttacatgatcgttaacttcagggcctgtaagattagtcgagatatGTACAAGCTAACTcgaacatctatattaataataataataaaaaaattggttttatgTGCCCTAGCTAGAATGCACGTGATCATAAGTGAGAAAAATCTCCAACAGGAAAGTATGCCATAGGAATTGGAGGACCTTTTTTAGTCTTTGCTCTTCTCCATGGACTTGTCCTCTTTGTTCAATCTTTTTTCAGCACTTCTCCTTCAAATGCAATCCTGCTAGAATCCGAGAAGCAACTAAAGAAACCAGATAACAAAGGCATTGATAAGTTGCTAGATATCAAGCTCTCAAGCTTTGTATAGATTGAATTCTTTATTGttggtgatatatatatatatcaccaacaataaataatatatagcaATTCTTCATTTATATACATGCTAGAATTCTTGGCATGTGAGTGTCCAAATTTATGTGGCAGTTGCTAGATATTTCTTGAAGAGAAAGGcattagataaaattattattaaacttggctCGACCATACGGTTAAATTTAAGATCTAACTtgatttgtgttaaaaaaaaaatgtgagaattaATTCAGTTAAACCTAATCAAAATCtggttttacttaaaaaaaaaaaaactcttgaaataatattatttaaattaattcaagttaactAGTCCAATCTGTAACCCAACTCTTAAGTCATATCATGAACTATATTTGATTTTAGTAATTTGACTATTAAATCAGACCATAAAGTGAGCCTGATTTTATTGTTAACTATTTTCTCGAAattcatttattaaattatttgttgaGTTAAGAGGTGACAAGGAAAGAAACATTTCATATTTGGCAGTGTATTGCCCTAGCTATGGTCCATTCGAGTGCAGTAGAAATTTCATTTTCACATAATTTTCATGAGGATCAAGATACTTTGCATGAAAAATTGACAATATTAACTAATTGTGTCAAGAATTTCGTTTCCATGGTTTTGGATTGATCTCTACAAGGGCCAGAAATACTTGTCGTCTTTGTGCTCATTACAAGGCCCGTTTTTATGTTGAATGTTAGGactccaaatatatttttggacCTAAAAAAACACCCGTAggctctaaaaaataattaaagggcCTAATCTGAGGCCTtgagaaaacatataaaatttcttGTGTTGGATTTGTTGCTGATAACTTTCTTGATCAGAAAATCGATCCTCCCATGGAGGCTTatagacaaaaaaatcaagtgagCTCTTTACTTGCATGGGCTGAGATTGCTTTTGTAGTGTTTTCTTCTACATGGAAGCCCTTCTCTTTTGCTCGTGTtcttattaaataagatttgataatattaataatatatacttAAGTATAGACATCATAAATGGTTTCTAATATATTTGGGACATGCctatgcacatattttttttttttttttatgataatgtcTAATACTACATTTATGAAATAGCTACACACTCTTAAGGATACTCTAGTTCATTtagatagtattttttttttcaaatcgtattttttaaaaaattattttaaattaattatttttatgtttttaagtgttttaatgtgttagtgttaaaaataaattttaaaaataaaaaaatattttaatatatttttaaataaaaaataatttttaaaaacaatctataTTACAACAACAAAACACTTGCATAGTTATTGTCATAGTGTCATCACGTCCATAAAATAGTATTTCATCACTTAATCAATTTCTGAAGCAATTGGAGGTAACACTTGATCTTCGACTCTCTTTTACATATTCTCTCTTAATTACTAGCTTAATTATAGGACGTTCACTACcaatttcattattcttttattctcgtaaataaaagaaaataaataaatccaaatatCAGAGAAAAGATATATTGTTACtgaaaacctttttatttactCTTACAAACTCTTTTTGACAAATATTTTGGAAGGGTttgatttataatatatttcatgaatGTTTAGGTTAACTTATacgtatctcgactaatctctTGAGattctgaaattaacgaccGGATAAATCTTAAGTGATTTTAATGTTTGTGACACTCGaattagtgatttttaaaaagcaaattcaaGATTTGACTAGTTAAACTACACCCGTTAGAATTTTAAATTGACAATTTTGTATCATATATGTGTTGTTCTAATGGCTGAAGGGAATGACAAATCTCCAAGATGCAACATTGACGTAGGTTGCTGGGAATACACAACGTTAATCGACTCAAATCTCATCATCATTGCAGGCCATATCACCTAGAAACTAGaggaaaaaatagttaaaagcTGGCCTTGGTTCCCCCCTGTGTGTGTGTGGCATGTAAGGAGGTGAAATCCGTCATGATTTGGTCCAGGTAGATGCAGACATGTTTCACTCTTGTTGATTGCTTATTGTCAGCACAAAGGAAATGCCTAGAGACTGCTCTTTTTTCACTTAACCCCACCAGTCATCTTAGACTTCCGAAATCCAGATTTGATTAAGATCTTCTTAACAGTCCCGCTGTTTTAAGCTTTAGTTTAATAAGAAATTTGTGCACTTACTGTCCTAATCTGAAGATTAGTCAACTTGATTAGTACCAAGGCCACCATCCACAGAATGACACCTCATCGTCCATTCTCTTTTTGCTGCCATTCTCTACAGAATTCAACCACATTGCCTTGGTAACATGTTCTTGCTCAATAAAGATTGGACAAGGCAGAGACAGCAtcaacataattttcaaatcCTGTTCCAGTCACTTTTTCCCTTCATTATAATCTCAGTTACTTGTGAGCAAAAGCTTAAGCAAAATCATTATGTTCTATACTGATTAAAGCAATAAGCTTGCTTtcttcaaatcaaaacaaattaatgttgCATTCATGCTGCATTATTATCATATGCATAAACAATTTTATAAGACAAGATTCGAGGGTTAATCTAGCTCAAGACTTGAGTTGTAGATGTAGTTGTTAACTTAGATCAATTATGTGCTTATAAACATGGGATTGTCTTTGCATTTGTACCACATTAATTTACTAGAAAACAATGAAGAGTTTGTTGTTTCTGATCTCTAATAATTAATGGCCAGCTCCTGTCCTTTATGAACAAGCTCACCATGCCCCGTTATTTTTCTTGAGAAGAAATGATTAAGGAGCAATTGCTTTCACATATACTGCTATCAATGATTGTGATGATTACTAATAATGGAAGAATGTCTGTTCCTCTCATTTCCAGTCTTCATCAAGGAATTTCCAGCTCCCAAGTGGATGCCAAGGATCTGGCTTCCCGATGAGCAAAACCAGacgcatttaaaaaaattcaaagccaaccaGAGTCTTCTCCACCTTAGCTCAAGAACATAAAAGAACGAGAAAGCAGTTGAGGAATTTGATGGTGAAACCAGCATGATCTAATTCACTAAATGAAgcaatgaaatagaaaaaaaatctagggaTTAGTTTACCTTCTAATCACGGTGTTGTCAGACCTATCATCGACCACACACATCAAGGGCTcaatattctatttatatttgCAAGCTCAAATTACAAGAATGCAGTTAATTAATCATCACCAACCATCTCCTTTCTTCTCTTTGCCCTAAATGAATTTCCTCATTGTGTCTTTTGCTCACTCATTACTTGGATTTCCTGACAGACTTGGATTTCTTCATTTTGCTAGACTTGTCATCAACACTTGTCCATGTATATCCACTTGGTATACCAAAAGGGTCAgcttgctgctgctgccgccCTACTGAAGAACTATGTCGGTGGTGCTGCTTGCTTGCAGACTGGCTGCTGTTTCGCCGCAACCATGAGGTCGAAGTTGACAACGAAGACGATGACGACGGTGGTAATGATGAATAGTGCGTGTctgattttttatcatcatctgATATTCCTGCTCTACTTCCTACAAGACCACCGAAATGTCTTGGACTTGAAAGTGGAGTGTAGAATTGTTCCGTTGGTGGTAACTCGACAAATTTAGTGAATGTTATCACCACCCTCACTGTCGGGACCACCGGGATCGCCACCTGTATCCACCAAaacacaccaccaccaccgctaccgttaacaaatttatttaccagatcaaatcaataaaaacaaactcaTTGATTGCGCACCCCATCATGCATGTGAAAAGTGAAATCACTCAGCCCTTCCCTCAAGCACAAGATCTTGCCACTGTAGCATCTGATCAATCCCAGATGACGTGGCAGAATCGGGCGCGGTACTATTGTTTTCTAGTCAAGAAAAGAAATAGCCAAACATGGGACCCATAGGGCTTAAGCTCCATTCCCTGcttacaagaaaaggaaaacctCGGATCTTTAGGGTCCCACCCACCATCACCGtcgatcaaataaaaaaaaaaccaatcacaacATCCCACGTCACATCACCGACCGCTACAAAGCCCCAACCCCACCACACATTCCTCATAAAAGATCTCTCCTCTGCTACGAATCACAGACGAGAGagactccttttcttttccttagcTTCCGCCAAGAGCACAATGGGCCCCGCAGAATTCCTAAACCCCGGGGTATCACATATCCCCGTAATTATAGATGAAACGACAACTAAGTCATATCCAAAACAATCAAAACGACAACGGcaccaaaatttatttattagagaCACTTAATTACCAAAGTAATCCTTTTCCAAGTTCATTAAAGgtcaaaagcaaaaaacaaaaaggcccCACAAAACCACTTGAAACGACAGAATTCAATAGTCAAACAAAACTCAAAACGACACCCAAAACACTAATCCCAAAATCTGCAATTGACtaattaatgtatttaatttaccTTGACCGGAAAAGTTCCCGCCGGGAATTTAGTGGTGAGCAATTCACGCATTCTCCTCACAGCTTTGACTTTATTCGCTAAAATATCAAGTAACGGCAATAGCTCCTCAATCTTTAGCGGAAATTGTTCCGTTAACCAAACTGATGGCTTCAAACTCCTCACATACTCTTTCTCCTTCACCTTTTCGGGCACCGCCACCACCCTCCTCCTCTCCGCCACCGTAGAGGACGGATAAATATCCACACTTTTCCTCCCTACACTCACAAACTCCCTCTCCTCCCTCACAAAACTGCTATGCCTCCTTTTACTCTCATTTccgttattaaattcaaaattaaggaAGCTAGGATTTTCAGCCACTAAAAAGCCGTCACCATCTTCGTCAAGCTCTAACGGCAAAACTTGCTCGCTTCCTGCGACGTCGTTTTCGCTTACTTTACGAGATCGAAAGCTGAAAACGACGTTGTTTAATTCGTAAACTTTAGCTTTCCATTCGCCAACAGATTCTGTTTTCTCTTGTCGTCGCCAATTCGTTCGGCTTATTAATTCGGCTTTAGTGACATCCATCCCGGGACGGTATACGCTCGTTTGGGAGCAGAATCCGGCGATATCAGACTCGCTCATCGGAGATCCAGCGGATTCGAATGCATCAAAGATTTTACGTTCATCGTGGTTGAGAACTAAGAGAGAACCTGGAGGAATGGAGTGAGTTTGTTCACCGTCGCCGAGGAAGAGGAAGCTTTGATCGGCGCGCTGGATTTTCAAGCCGTCGAAGCCGGCTAGGGTAGTATCGGCTCGGAGATTAGCGTCACGTTTCCAGATCTTGTACGTGTCCGATGGAGCGAGTTTGTTTACAAAAGGAATGACTGAGCTTTCAAAGTGGAAGGAAATTTCCATGTAGAAGTCGCGCATGCGGCGAAGGACGGCAGTGAGACGAGGCAAGCGGCGTCGCCACTTGGACCAGGCGGAGCGGTGGTGGAGCCGGAGAAGAATGAGAGCGATTTCCGAGTACCGGCGACATAATGCCTCCTGGAGGGGGTTCCAACCAGCGGAGTTCTGTAACGACACGTCAGCACCAGCAGCTGCAAGGGCTTTGGCGGCGAAGAGGTCGTTTAAGCGGACAGCAAGGTGGAGAGGCGTTTCACGGTAAGGGACATCACGGCGGTCGACGAGAGAGGATATTTTGTCGACAAGTTGTTCTTGACTCAGCGAGTCAGACTCCGTGTGGATTTTGGTGGGATCGGTGAGT contains:
- the LOC118058969 gene encoding uncharacterized protein — its product is MSKSTSTSSSSASTTPSPSIKPESYAHSPVHYAVVLGDHTTLTRLLSTLPRLTDPTKIHTESDSLSQEQLVDKISSLVDRRDVPYRETPLHLAVRLNDLFAAKALAAAGADVSLQNSAGWNPLQEALCRRYSEIALILLRLHHRSAWSKWRRRLPRLTAVLRRMRDFYMEISFHFESSVIPFVNKLAPSDTYKIWKRDANLRADTTLAGFDGLKIQRADQSFLFLGDGEQTHSIPPGSLLVLNHDERKIFDAFESAGSPMSESDIAGFCSQTSVYRPGMDVTKAELISRTNWRRQEKTESVGEWKAKVYELNNVVFSFRSRKVSENDVAGSEQVLPLELDEDGDGFLVAENPSFLNFEFNNGNESKRRHSSFVREEREFVSVGRKSVDIYPSSTVAERRRVVAVPEKVKEKEYVRSLKPSVWLTEQFPLKIEELLPLLDILANKVKAVRRMRELLTTKFPAGTFPVKVAIPVVPTVRVVITFTKFVELPPTEQFYTPLSSPRHFGGLVGSRAGISDDDKKSDTHYSSLPPSSSSSLSTSTSWLRRNSSQSASKQHHRHSSSVGRQQQQADPFGIPSGYTWTSVDDKSSKMKKSKSVRKSK